The region GGCGGCTTTCAGGTCCGATGTGGTGAGCGGTTGCGGTACGCCCTTTCGTAGTGCTTCCTGCAACTTTTGCTCAACAGCCAGGTCCACGATGGCTTTCAGGTCCGCACCGGAATAGTCGGTGGCGCGGCGGGCCAGGCTTGTATAGTCGATTTTTTCAATGGGTTTGCCCTGCAATTGCAGTTGCAGAATGGCTTCGCGCGCCGCCTCGTCGGGGGGCGCGACGAAGATCACCCGGTCGAACCGCCCGGCCCGGCGGAAGGCGTTGTCGAGGTGCCAGGGGGCATTGGTCGCGCCCAGAATCAGCAGCCCGTCGTTGTCGGAGTCCATGCCGTCGAGTTCGGCCAGAAACTGGTTGATCAGCGTTCGGTTGCCGCTTTTGCGCAGGTCGGTCCGGTTGGCGCCCAGCGCGTCTACCTCGTCGAAAAACAGCACGCAGGGTTTCTGCCGTCGCGCCTGTTCGAAAATGGCGGCCAGGTTTTTCTCGCTGTTGCCGATGTACATGTCGAGGATGTCGTCGAGCGAAACGGAGATAAACGACGCCTGGACTTCCCCGGCCGTGGCACGGGCCAGGTGCGTTTTGCCGCAGCCGGGAGGGCCATACAACAGAATGCCGCCGCCGATTTTCTTGCCGTAGGCGCGGTACATCTCGGCGTGTTGCAGCGGGTAGATGATCTTCAGCCGGATTTCTTCCTTCACGGCGTCCATGCCGCCTACGTCGGCAAACGTCTGTTTCGGGCGTTCGGTCGAGATGTGCGAAGTCTCCTCCGATCCGGGCGTTTCAACCGCCGGGTTCCGTGCCTGGAAGTTCGGATCGGCGGGGAGTTTCAGCCGCAGGTCGTTCGCCAGTTGTGGATCGGCCAGCGAACTGTCGGCACGCACGGCCGTCTGGTAGTGGTCGTACGCATCGGCGTACTGCTGCGTATGGTGCAGAAAGCGGGCGTAGAACAGATGCACTTCGGCCGGAACGGGCGGACGCTCCAGCAGCGTCTCCAGCAAAATCGACGATTCCGAGGCCTTGCCCAGGTGCCAGAAGGTCTTCGCCAGGCCCAGTTGCGCGTCGCGATCGTCGGAGTCGCGTTGCAGCACCGCCCTGTATTCGGTTTCCGCTTCACGGTAACGATCGGCTTCGAACAGGGTGGCTGCCAGGTGTTTACGAAGCGGCAGGTTGTCGGGTGAAAGGCGAAGGGCTTCCTGAAGAAGGGTGATTTGGTCCATGCGATAGCGGGTTCGGGCGGGGAAAATAGCGGGTTTACGTAGAATAAAGAAGTAAAAGTAAGGTCCGATTTATAATTCCGAGAAACGAAAGAGAGCACCGCACGATCAGCGCGCACCCTAGGCAGGAGCGTCGGGAAGTGGTTGAGCGACAAAGCCGCTACGGTCGTAAGGCCTTTGGCAGCACTGCATACCCGAAAAAAACAAGCCTCGGTGTTCCGTGCCCATGCAGGAAATAACGGGTTGCCGGGCGGCCCTTCTACCTCAAGGGTTACTTGAAAAGGCCATCAGAAAGTATCCTGTATAGCTTCCTGTTGGGGCTAACCCACTAGAACCGGATGGCGTCAAGGTAGAGTGGTGCGTACTTGCCAAAGGACAGGCTACAAAAAAAAAGAGATTTCTGATGCTTCAGAAATCTCTTCGTGCTGAATAGATGATGAGAGGGTTTATTCGGTATCGGCCTCGACGGCGAGCATCGGGACGTCCGCGGCATTCACGTTGGCCAGGAGTTTATAGCCAGCGCCTACTTCGAATACAACGTTGGTATTCGCGAGTTTCGACAAGTCGTATACGCGGCTGAAGCTCGATTTTTTGTCGGTCACGTCGATGGAAATCAATTGCTGGTTCTGGTCAACGATCCGGACCACGAAAGGAGCCGACGAAGTGCCGTTTACCGTAACCTGGTAGCGCTTGTCTGACAGCGCCTTGAGTGCCACGCGGGGCTGCGCAAGCGTCGGTGCCTGGTGCGCTACGGGAAACTCCTGCGTGCCGGTCGGGGTGGTTACCTGTACTGTATAGCTACCGTACGGCATCTCACTGAAGTTGTACACGCGCGCAAACGAGATGTTGCGCGTCTGATCCCGCCGAATGACCTGACCCTGGGCGTCCAGAATCCGCACCGTAACGTGGTCTGCATCGCCGGTCGCGGCATAACGCAGGCGGAAGCGGCCTTCCTGGGCTTCGAGCGGAGTCAGTACCGCCTGAGGAGACGTTGCAACGTGGTCGTTAGAAGTGGCACGCACCGTACCCGAAAAGCAGCAAACCTGCGCAAGGAGCAGAGCACTGAATAAAAGCTTCATTTGTTTGTTTATTGTTATTTGAGCGCAAAAATAGCGGCGGATCGCATTGCGCCGACGCGGGCGTAATGAACCCGGCGCAATGAGAAACAGGTCCATCAGCCAGGCTTGTAAGGTCTGACCAAAATCGGGCGTGGCCGCGACAGAAACGCGCTTTTACCCGCAGCGGACGGACCTAGCCGTGCAAAACAACGCGTAGGGTTTTGCGCTACTAAACGACCGCGTGCTAGTAGGTTCCGGGCGGGTTTTGCAAGGATTTGTTGAAGGGAGAACCGTAACGTAAAAGAAGCGTCAGAAGCGCACGTATCCGCCGACTTCCCAGACTTCCGGCTTGAAGTTTAACTGAAACTCGTGCGAGGCTGGTCCGACGTGTTGCGCCCGCGAATCCCGAAGCTTGTGTCGGTACGCCAGGGAAGCAAACTGGAGCGCAATGCCGGCGCGCTTGCCCAGATCACAGCGCAAGGCGGGCACAACGCGTACCTGAACGGCCTGTTGGCGTGATCGGTTGGCTTGAGAAGCGACCCAATATTCCCCGTCGGTGAAGGCCCACGTGCCGGTGCTGTCTACCCAATGCAGAGCGGCACTGCGTGCATTGGAACTTAACTTCTGTTGCTGGAACACGTAGCCTGCCTGCCCGCCAATTACCACAGAAAAACACTCGGAAAGCGTAGTAAGGTATTGCACGAAGGCAAACGGGGTTAGTTCGCTGTGCGTCAGTGTGCTATGCGTGTAGCCCTGCCAGGAAGAATAACCGTAGGGAGCGGGATTGAACGCAGGAGCACTGCGGGTGGGATTGGTCTCCTGTTTCGAAAACGTGTGCGCAAGGCCCACGCCGTAGTAGAAAGAATCATTCCATCGCCGCCCGACGCTTACGGTGGCGTGCAGCTTCTGTTGGATCTGCCCGTAGAGGCCGGCAGGCGCATCGAGGCGATCGTGGTAGCGGTAGGTATACCCCAAGTGGGACTCAACGAGGTAGCGGGACTGTCCCCAACAGTGGAGAGACCCGAGCAACAGGATCAGGGCAAAGGTAGCTTTCATAACACAGGCGTTCCAGCGAAAAAGTAACGTGACAGCAGAGATGCGTTCTAGAAGAGAAAACTAAAGCCTGATCCGGCGGCCGGCAACTTCCAGTACATTTCTGCAGCCGCGTGCGGTGTGCCTTTTTTCAATACATCGTTATTGTTTAGCGATGAAGCCGTGCGAAGTGGCCCGTTTTTGCCCTGGCCAAAGAGGCGCCGGTGCTTTGCAGTAGTGCTGGTAACAGGAACGAGAAAGAAGTTGATCAATAAGGACTTACAGCAAAGCCGCCCCGCGAAAAAGGACCAGAAAGAGGCGTCGCGCTCAATCGCTTGGCAAAGAAGCCGGAGCGAGGAGGGGGCACCAGGGGCGTAGATGCGTCCGGTAGCAAGTGTGCTAAAAGAAGGCCTTTTGCCGCGGCCAGAATAGCGCAGAAGCGCGAAGTTAGAGGGGCAACGACACGGTAAAGACCGATCCCTGCCCTATGGTGCTCTCCACGCCGATGTTGCCGCCGGCGTTGTCCACGATCTTCTTGACCATATAGAGCCCGATGCCCGAACCTTCCACGTGGTCGTGGAGGCGTTTGAACATGGAGAAAAGTTTCTGTTCCTGCGTCAGGTCCATGCCGAGTCCGTTGTCCTGCACACTGAACTGCAATGCGTGTTCCTGGTGCTGGCAACTGACCCAGACTTCTGGCGTCCGGTCGGGCGAATGGTACTTTAAAGCATTGGAGATCAGGTTGTAAACGATGCTGCGCAGGTTTTTGGGCGAAAAGCGGATCGAAGGGCATTCTTGCACATCGAGGTGGATGTGCGCGTGGATGGCCTGCACCATGGGGTCCAGGTCCAGCAATACTTCGTTCAGCACCACCGCCAGATCGACCGGGGTTTCCTGTTCCAGTCCCTGTTTTTGCAGCTTCGAGACTTCCGTCAGTTGGTCGATCGTCCGTTTGAAGCGCTCGACCGACTGCGCCATGGCAGACGTCAGCGGCTGAAACTGTTCCTGTTGGTGCGGGTCGTGGGCCAGCCGTTTCACCAGCACCTGCAGCAGCCCCTCAATGTTGTTGATGGGGGCTTTCAGGTCGTGCGAGGCGGTATAGATGAAATTGTCGAGGTCGTTGTTGATCTTGGTCAGTTCCTGCGTGCGTTCCTCCACGCGCGCTTCCAGGTCCTGATTGAGTTGGTGGACGTGGGCATTGGCCCGTTCCAGTTCCTTCTTCTGTTCGTAAAATCCTACGAAGGCCGTGACTTTGGCTTTGGTGATGAACGGATGAAGCGGCTTGAAGAGGAAGTCGACCGCCCCGGCCTCAAAACCCCGGATCATGTGCGACAGGTCCTGGTCGATGGCCGTCACGAAGATGATGGGCACGTCGCGGGTTCTGGAAATATTCCGCAGGTAGCGCGCCACTTCGAAGCCGTTCATGTCGGGCATTTGCACGTCCAGCAGAATGAGCGCCAGGTCTTCTTTCAATGCGATCTTCAGTGCCTCCTCGCCCGAATGTGCAAAAAGATAGGTAATCTTCTCGTCCTCTTTTTTGAGAAGCGTCTCCAGACTGATCAGGTTTTCTGGTCGGTCATCCACCAGAAGTATGTTTACCATGGAGCTGTAAAAAGTTTTTTGGACAGTATGCGAAGTGAACGGCGTGTCATGCAAAGGAAAGCAAAAACGAGTGAATCTGGGCGACATTTTGTACCAGGCAGTCCGGAATAAGGCTAATCGCCGCCATCGGCATGGTTTTGACCTCGGCTTCGTCAGGGTTTTGTACCAGTGCCATGCCGCCCTGGGTCCAGATGTCTTTCAACCCTGCACTGCCGTCCCGGCTGGCGCCGCTGAGCAGAATACCGGTCGCTTCGGCGCCGAACGTTTCGGCCGCACTGGTAAAGGTCACGTCGATGGAGGGGCGCGAGTAATTCTCTAGTTCCGACACGTCGAGTGCAAACGTGCGGTCGCGCTCAATCAGCACGTGGTAGTTGGCTGGCGCCAGGTACACCATGCCCGCTTCGATGCTCTCTTTTTCGTCGACCTCTTTGACGCGCAGGGTCAGCTTTTTCTGAAACAGGTACTGCAGGTCGCTTTCGGCGTTACGCAGGCGGTGCAAAACCAGCACAATCGGGATCGGGTAGGCGGCGGGGAGTTCTTCCAGAATGGACAGCGAGGCCTGAATGCCGCCCCACGAGCCACCGATCACAATCAGTTTGGGTACTTCCACCATCAGCCTGCTTTTCGGTAAATGCGGTTTTCTTTATCGACCGGTGAATAATGGCGTTGAATGTCGGACAGGGCCAGCGTTTCTTTCTTGCCCAGGCCCAGGTACCCCAGGTCGACCAGACTTTCGTCGAACAGCCGAAAGACGCGTTCCTGCAGGGGGCGGGAAAAGTAGATCAACACGTTGCGGCACAAAATGAGGTGGAATTCATTGAACGAAGAGTCGGTAGCCAGGTTGTGGGGGTAAAAGACCACATTGGTAAGTAAGTACGAGTGAAATTTTATACTCCCGTAGTTACTCACGTAATAGCTGGAGAACTCCTGTTTGCCCCCGGCCGCATAGTAGCCCGACGTATAAGCGGCGATTTGCGAGGCCGGAAAAATGCCTTCTTTCGCCTGCCGGAGCACCTTCTGGTTGATGTCGGTGGCGTAAATTTTGGTACGGTTGAGCAGGCCCGCTTCGTGCAGGAGGATGGCGAGCGAGAAAAGTTCTTCGCCGCTTGAGCACCCGGCGTCCCAGATCTTGATGAACGGGTACGTCGACAGAATGGGTAGCACGTCGGTCCGCAACGCCCGGAAAAACGACGGATCGCGAAACATCTCCGTGACGTTGACGGTGATTTCCTGTAAAAACCGCTCGAAAAAATAAGGGTCGTGGTAGACCTGCTGCCGCAACAGGTCGACGCTGGCAATGGGCTGATTGGACAGAAAGCGTCGCACGCGCCGGTAGATCGACGCGCGGGCGTAGCCCCGGAAATCGTAACCGTACTGTTGGTATATGTCAAAAATCAACGCTTCTACCTCCTGTTCGAACACTTCCTGTTCAAAACGGGCCTCGTGTTCACCCCTCATACAACCACACGCGTAACAACGTCAACAATTTATCGGTATCCACCGGTTTGGAAATGTAATCGGAAGCGCCTGCCCGGAGGCACTTCTCGCGGTCTTCTTTCATGGCTTTGGCCGTAAGTGCAATGATCGGTAGATGTTTCAAACGTAGATGCTGCCGAATTTGTTTGGTGGCTTCAATGCCGTCCATTTCGGGCATCATCACGTCCATCAACACCACGTCGATGTCGTGCTCGGCTTCCAGTTTTTGCAGGGCTTCCTGTCCGTCGTAGGCCACCTGCACTTCCATGCCGTGCAGTTCCAGCAGGCTGCTGAGCGAGTAGACGTTGCGCACGTCGTCGTCCACCACCAGCACCTTGCGGTGTTGCAGCACTTCCTCGGGTACGTGCAGTTTCATCTGAAAGGCGTTGCCCAGGGGCAGTTTCTGGTTCACCTTGTGCAGGAACAGCTGCACTTCGTCGAGCAGGCGCAGGTACGAGTATTCGTTTTTGATGATGATCGTGTTGGCGAACTCTTTCAGGCGGGTTTCTTCTTCCTCGCTCAGGTCTTTGCCGGAGTAGATGATGATCGGCAGGTCGCTCCAGTCCCGGTTGGCCCGCAGGCGCTGCATCCACTCGTACCCTTTCATGCCGGGCAGGTTCAGGTCCAGAATCACGCAGTCGATCTTCCGCTTGGCCAGGGTTTTTTCGGCCGCCTCGGCCGAGAAGGCCGACACCGATTTCAGGCCGTGTGCGCGCAGCAGTTCGGCGATGGCCTGGTTCTCCACCTCGTTGTCTTCCACAATCAGGATGGTCTCGATCGAGCGGTCGGTCACGTCGGCGATGGTCGCAAAGGCTTTGTTGAGCATTTCGAGCGTGACCGGCTTGGGCAGGTATTCCTCGTGCTCGTGAAAATCGCCGGTCACTTCTTTGTCGTATGCCGACATCACGTGGACGCTGGCGTAGCGCAGGTCCGGGTCCTGGCGGATCTGTTGCAGCACCTCCCAGCCGGTAGTGTCCGGCAGGTGAATGTCGAGCAGAATGGCGTCCGGTTTCTCGGCCCGGGCCAGGGTAAGTCCCTCCGTACCGGTGTGTGCCTGCGCCACCTTGAAGTTCTTGGCGCGGGCAAAGTCGGCCAGAATGTCGCTGAAGCCTTTGTCGTCTTCAATGATCAGGACCGAAATCTGCTTTTTGTCGTTCTCCTGGGTTTGCAGCGTATCGAATACCTGTTGCACGCCTGCCGCCTTGGCCAGCACCGGAACCGGATCGGTGGGCACGGGGGCCACCGAGGGCGGGGGAAGGGGTTTGGCTGCCGGGGCAACCGGCCGAGGGGCAGCGGGCTGTTCCGCCGGCGCGGCGTCGGTAGTCGCGGGGATGCGGGGCAGGTACAACGTGAACGTACTACCGACGCCCGGTTCGCTCTCCAGGGCCAGTTCGCCGCCCAACAGGGCCGCCAGCTCTTTGTTGATGGTCAGCCCCAGGCCGGTGCCGCCGTATTTGCGTGTGGTCGACGAGTCGGCCTGCTGGAAGGCTTCGAACACCAGGTTCTGTTTTTCCTTCGGAATGCCGATGCCGGAGTCGCGCACCGAAAAGGCGATGACGTCGGCGGCCGCCTGCAGTTGTTCGGAACGGAACGCGGGGCGCTGCCGCACCGGATGGATGCTGAGCTCGACCTCGCCGCCTTCGTCGGTAAATTTGATGGCGTTGCCAATGAAGTTTTTCAGGATCTGCTCCAGTCGGAAGCGGTCGGTCGTGATCGTCGCGACGCCGTCGGGGGTGCTGTGCTCGTGGAAGCGGATGTTTTTGCGGGCGGCCATTTCGCGGAAATAAGGTTCCATGCGGATGGCATCGAGCGGAATTTCGGCCAGTTCCAGGCGGATCATGCCCGACTCGATCTTCGAAAGGTCGAGGATTTCGTTGATGAGCTTGAGCAGGTCGTTGCCCGATTTGTGGATGATCTGCGCGTGGTCGATCTGTTTGCTGCTCAGGTTCTTCTCGTTGTTGTCTGCCAGCAGACGCGACAAGATCAGGATGCTGTTGAGGGGCGTACGCAACTCGTGCGACATGTTGGCCAGGAAGTCGCTCTTGTACTGACTCACGGTTTCCACCTGCTGGATTTTCAGCTCGATGGCGGCGCGGGCGTCTTCCAGGGCTTTGTTTTTGTTCTGCAGTGCTTCAAACTGCTCGTCGAGCAACTGGGCCTTTTCTTCCAGCTCGGCGTTTTTCTCCTGCAACTCTTCCTGGTTGACGCGCAGCTCCTCTTCCGAAGCTTTCAGTTCGGCGTTCAACTGGCGCAGCTCTTCCTGTTGGGTTTCCAGCTCCTCGGCCTGGTTCTGCGTTTCGTACAGCAGCTCCTGCGTTTGCAAATGGCTCTTCAGGGTATGCAGCACTACGGCCATCCGCTCGCTGGCGGTTTCCAGAAAACGCTGCTGCACCGGCGTGTAGGGGCGGCGTGCGCAGAGTTCCAGCACCCCGACCACGGTGTCGGAGAAATGGAGCGGCAGGATGATGAGGTGGCCCGGATCAAGGTCGGCCAGTCCGGTACTGATTTTCAGATGAGCATCTTCCACGTCTTCCAGCACTTTGACACGCTGTTCGCTGGCGGCCTGACCGACCTTGCCGACGCCCACTCGGAACGCGGGCAGCTCGTCGGGGCGGTAGTTGATGCCGTAAGCGGCCGCCGGGGTGAGTTGCCCGTCGTCGTGGTGCAGGTACACCAGGCCGGCTTCGGAAGCGGTGTATTCGCACAGGAATTTGACCGCCTGGCTGGTAACGGACTCCAGCGTGGTTTCGGTGGTAATCAGGTTGTTGAGGTCAGAGATGCCCGTCAGGGTCCAGTTTCGGTGGGTGTTGTCCAGCGAAAACTGGTGCAGTTTGTCCCGCATCTCCCGCAGGGCGTGGCTCAGCACATCTTCGTCGCTCTGCACGTCGACTTCCACAGCATAGTGGCCTTCGCCGATGGCCTGCGCAACTTGCGAGAGCGCCTTGTTTTTCTGCATCACGCCCCGGAACGAGTCGGCCACCTGCCCGATTTCGTCTGTCCCCGTCACGCGCAGCGTCACGTCGGTCGCACCCATGCGGATACGATCCGCTGCATTTTTCAACTGGTACAACGAGTTGGCAATCAGGTTGATGAGGTAGAGCGACAACAGCCCCGTAAGGCCCAGCACGCCCAAAAGCACGGTGGCCAGCAAAATCAGGTTGACCCTTTTCTGGTTGATTTCGGCATCGACCTGGTCTTTGATGCGCTGGATCATCTGCCCCTCTATCTGCCGGAAGCCGTCGATTCCGGCCGCGAGTTGTTCGTTGACCTGCGAGGGGGCAAGCGTGGAAAGGTCGAGTTGCGGATTGGTATTCAGGGTGAGAAACAACTGCGCAATCGACTTGTAGCGCTGCGAGTCGGTGAGGGCGGTCAGGTCGGCGACGTCGGCGGGGCTGGCGTAGCGCTGAAAATCGCGTAACGACTGTTCGAAAAAGCCGTGGTACGTGCTGAAACGCGCGAAAGAGGTATGCGAAAACTGACCAGCCGGGAGCGTGCGCATCAGCAGACTGCGGATGCGCCCCAGTTGTACTTTGGCGTCGGTCAGATCCCGAAAACTGGAAAGCTGCCGCCCGATTTCCAGGTTGCCGATGTCGGAGGCGTTGGCGTCCATCCGGTCCAGAAAGCTGTACGTGACGTCAGAGGCATAGCGCCGAAACGCGTTGGTGTCCAGCGTTTTGCGGTCCAGATCCCGTCGATAGGCGTGCAGGTCGTTCAGCAGCGCCAGCGATGCGAGCGAGCGCCCCGTGCTGTCCAGAAACGTTTGCAGGGCCTGCCCGGCAATGTCGGTCGCGTTGCGTTGGGTCTGTGCCTGGGCCAGGCTCGAGTCGGCATCGGTCTCGGCCGCAATGAAGGCAAAGGCGGTTTCGTTCTGAAACGCGTGAATCAGGGTGGAAATTTTTTCCGACTCCGCCAGTTGCACGTACTCTTCCTGCAGCTTTTTATTTTCGGTGATCTCGTTTTGGATGGTCGACAAGACAAACACCAACAGAGGAATGAGTAAGCAGGCAATGAGAAGAACCAGCTTCTCCCGGATTTTTAGATTTTTTAGAAAATTCATGAAGCCAACGGCGTAAAAAGTCCGGAGACGAAGCGGCTCCGGCAAGGATGTATCGTGCCGACGAAGTTAGCGCGAAATGGTGGAACATGCAGTCAGAAGTGGCAATTGCATGAAGCGGCTGGTAGGGCAGAGGGAACAGTGGGCCGTGGGCGAAGTGTGAGGTGTGAAGTGCGAGGTGCGAGGTTTGACTTGTGACGTTTGACGTGCGAAGTAGAAAGAAGAGGTCACCCGGCACGGGCATTTGAGGTGCCGCCTTGAACTCATCGCCTCAAACGCCCGCGCCGCCGCCTAGCGCAACTTTAAGCTCTGAACTCTGAACTCTAAACTCATAACTCTGAACGCCTAATCTTTCACGCTATATAATAAGGACTAGGGTTCCGCCGATGATCAGGGCCGCCCCCAGCGCGGTTTTGAGCGAAAGCGGCTCGCCCAGAAAGACCACCGAGAGGAGAATGGCAAGCGCCACACTGAGTTTGTCGACTGGTGCGACGAGCGACACCCGACCGATTTGCAACGCTTTAAAATAGAAGATCCAGGAAAGTCCCGTGGCCACGCCCGACAAGAGGAGAAACGTCCAGTTCTGCCAGGATAGCTGAGGCAACCCTGCCAGGGCCCCCCGGTACCAGACCAACCCCCAGGCAACCGCCAGGATCACCACGGTCCGAACGGCCGTCGCCAGGTCAGAGTCCACGCCACGAATGCCGACTTTGGCCAGCACGGCGGTCAGGGCTGCAAACAGGGCCGAAAGAAGTGCGTACGCCCACCACGTCATAGTAAAGAAGTTTAAGGAACCGTGTTGAGGAAAACCGGCACGTAGCTGTACGCAGCAGGCAGGACGTTGGTTGAGGGAGCGGGGGACGCGCGCTTTTCCCAACCGGTTCTGTGGAATTTTCCCAGAACCCTTACCTTCGATGTGTGCGTTACCGAAACCTGCAAATCGGCACCAAGCTGGCCATCGTGGTGGTGGTGCTCAACCTGAGCCTGATTGGCCTGCTTTCTCTGCTGTTCTTTCAGCAATTTCAACTGGCCCTGAACGAGCGGGTACTGCTGCAACTTTCGTCGATCCTGCAACTCAAAAAGGTGCAGATCGAGCGACTCTTGTCCGAAACTCAGGCGGAGTTAAACCAGACCGGAACCGTGCCCAAGGCGGCGGCGGTGCTGTTCGATACGCTTGTGGTGCGACAGGGGCCGCCGCTTACGCTGCACATACCGTCGTTGACTGCGCCCGTGCACTTGCCACCGTTGCGACGCAACGCGGGGACCATCCACGACCTGACGCCTGCGCACCCGACCGGCCGGATGACGTTCGCGTTTCAACTGCCTGTCGACGGGCAGCAGGAGCGGTGGGTGGGCCTGACGCTCGATGCGGTGCAGGAGATTCTGTTCGAACGGACGGGCATGGGCGAAACGGGCGAGTCATACCTGGTGGGGCAGGATACCACCTTGCGGTCGCAGTCGCGGTTCTTTCCTCAGACCAATCCGACCCACCTGCGTGTTGCGACCGAAGGGGCTATGGCGGCGCTGGCCGGAAACGCCGGACACGTGCAAACCCACGACTACCGCGACGTGCCGGTGTTTAGTGCCTACGAACCTTTGGAAATCAACGGGTTGCATTGGGCCATTTTGTCGGAGATCGACGAGCGCGAAGCCTTGGAGCCGCTCCACCGCCTGCGCACCCGCCTCTGGCTGCTGGCCGGAGCGGTCTTGTTCCTGACGGTGGTCGTCACTTCGCTACTATCGCGGGTGGTGACACAACCCATCGTATTGATGGAAAAAGTACTGAACACCATGTCGAAGGGCGATTTGTCGCCCGAAGTGCCCCCGGCTGCCAGCACCGACGAACTGGGCCGCATGCATGCCGCGCTGGCGCGGCTGGTGGGCGCACTCAAACAGACCATTGCCTATGCCGACCAGATTGGCGCGGGCGATTTTGAGGCCGATTACCCCCTGGCCAGTCAGGAGGATGCACTGGGGCAGGCGCTTTTGCGGATGCGCGATCAACTAAAAGCGTATCAGGAAAAAGAGCAGGCCTTCCGACGGGAAAACCAGCGCAGCCTGTTGCGAGGCGTGGAGACCGAACGGGCGCGGCTGGCCAAAGAGTTGCACGACGGCCTGGGACCGCTGCTGACCAGCCTGAAAATGCGCATCCAGGCGCTCCCCCTGACGTCTCCGGAAAAGGAGGTTCTGAAAACCCAACTCGACGAGACCATCCAGGAAGTGCGACGCATGTCGTATAACCTGATGCCCAGCGTGTTGCGCGATTTTGGCGTGGGCGAGGCCGTGCAGAATCTGGTTACGCAAATGCAGGGCATCACCAGTACACAGCTCCGGTACGTCAATTCGGTGGAAGAGGGCGTCGTCATCCCGGCTGAGGTGGGCACGGCGCTCTACCGCATTGCCCAGGAAGCCCTGCACAACGGCATCCGTCACGCGCAGGCCGCTGAAATTCGCCTGTCGATCACCACGTTCGAAGACCGCATCAGCTTCTATTACCGGGACAACGGCGTCGGTTTTGACACGCGCCGGGAGTACAGCGGGCTGGGATTGCGCAACATGCGCGAGCGAGTTTTGCTGCTGGACGGTATGTTTGTCCTGGAATCGGATGCCTCGGGCACGCTCCTCGAAATCGAACTACCACTGTAAGCGGGCGGGTGGCGTAGTGGGCAGAACGTAACGTGCGAGGTGTGACGTCTGAGATGCGAAGTGCGAAGTGCGAAGTGGAAAGAAGAAGGCATCCTGCACCGCACGTTAAGCCTTCACCGTTGAGCTTTCCACCCCTAACTCTAAAACGCGTTCATGCTATGGGATTCATCAAGGTTGTGATTGCCGACGATCACCAGCTTTTTCGGGACGGGGTACTGGCCTTGCTGGCTCGCGACGAAGACATTGATGTGGTGGGAGAGGCCGCTACCGGCGAAGAGGCATTGCACATCATTGCCCTACGCGAACCACACGTCGCGCTGATCGACCTCGGCCTGCCGGAGCGGCACGGGCTGGA is a window of Catalinimonas alkaloidigena DNA encoding:
- a CDS encoding response regulator, giving the protein MNFLKNLKIREKLVLLIACLLIPLLVFVLSTIQNEITENKKLQEEYVQLAESEKISTLIHAFQNETAFAFIAAETDADSSLAQAQTQRNATDIAGQALQTFLDSTGRSLASLALLNDLHAYRRDLDRKTLDTNAFRRYASDVTYSFLDRMDANASDIGNLEIGRQLSSFRDLTDAKVQLGRIRSLLMRTLPAGQFSHTSFARFSTYHGFFEQSLRDFQRYASPADVADLTALTDSQRYKSIAQLFLTLNTNPQLDLSTLAPSQVNEQLAAGIDGFRQIEGQMIQRIKDQVDAEINQKRVNLILLATVLLGVLGLTGLLSLYLINLIANSLYQLKNAADRIRMGATDVTLRVTGTDEIGQVADSFRGVMQKNKALSQVAQAIGEGHYAVEVDVQSDEDVLSHALREMRDKLHQFSLDNTHRNWTLTGISDLNNLITTETTLESVTSQAVKFLCEYTASEAGLVYLHHDDGQLTPAAAYGINYRPDELPAFRVGVGKVGQAASEQRVKVLEDVEDAHLKISTGLADLDPGHLIILPLHFSDTVVGVLELCARRPYTPVQQRFLETASERMAVVLHTLKSHLQTQELLYETQNQAEELETQQEELRQLNAELKASEEELRVNQEELQEKNAELEEKAQLLDEQFEALQNKNKALEDARAAIELKIQQVETVSQYKSDFLANMSHELRTPLNSILILSRLLADNNEKNLSSKQIDHAQIIHKSGNDLLKLINEILDLSKIESGMIRLELAEIPLDAIRMEPYFREMAARKNIRFHEHSTPDGVATITTDRFRLEQILKNFIGNAIKFTDEGGEVELSIHPVRQRPAFRSEQLQAAADVIAFSVRDSGIGIPKEKQNLVFEAFQQADSSTTRKYGGTGLGLTINKELAALLGGELALESEPGVGSTFTLYLPRIPATTDAAPAEQPAAPRPVAPAAKPLPPPSVAPVPTDPVPVLAKAAGVQQVFDTLQTQENDKKQISVLIIEDDKGFSDILADFARAKNFKVAQAHTGTEGLTLARAEKPDAILLDIHLPDTTGWEVLQQIRQDPDLRYASVHVMSAYDKEVTGDFHEHEEYLPKPVTLEMLNKAFATIADVTDRSIETILIVEDNEVENQAIAELLRAHGLKSVSAFSAEAAEKTLAKRKIDCVILDLNLPGMKGYEWMQRLRANRDWSDLPIIIYSGKDLSEEEETRLKEFANTIIIKNEYSYLRLLDEVQLFLHKVNQKLPLGNAFQMKLHVPEEVLQHRKVLVVDDDVRNVYSLSSLLELHGMEVQVAYDGQEALQKLEAEHDIDVVLMDVMMPEMDGIEATKQIRQHLRLKHLPIIALTAKAMKEDREKCLRAGASDYISKPVDTDKLLTLLRVWLYEG
- a CDS encoding EamA family transporter; the encoded protein is MTWWAYALLSALFAALTAVLAKVGIRGVDSDLATAVRTVVILAVAWGLVWYRGALAGLPQLSWQNWTFLLLSGVATGLSWIFYFKALQIGRVSLVAPVDKLSVALAILLSVVFLGEPLSLKTALGAALIIGGTLVLII
- a CDS encoding HAMP domain-containing protein is translated as MRYRNLQIGTKLAIVVVVLNLSLIGLLSLLFFQQFQLALNERVLLQLSSILQLKKVQIERLLSETQAELNQTGTVPKAAAVLFDTLVVRQGPPLTLHIPSLTAPVHLPPLRRNAGTIHDLTPAHPTGRMTFAFQLPVDGQQERWVGLTLDAVQEILFERTGMGETGESYLVGQDTTLRSQSRFFPQTNPTHLRVATEGAMAALAGNAGHVQTHDYRDVPVFSAYEPLEINGLHWAILSEIDEREALEPLHRLRTRLWLLAGAVLFLTVVVTSLLSRVVTQPIVLMEKVLNTMSKGDLSPEVPPAASTDELGRMHAALARLVGALKQTIAYADQIGAGDFEADYPLASQEDALGQALLRMRDQLKAYQEKEQAFRRENQRSLLRGVETERARLAKELHDGLGPLLTSLKMRIQALPLTSPEKEVLKTQLDETIQEVRRMSYNLMPSVLRDFGVGEAVQNLVTQMQGITSTQLRYVNSVEEGVVIPAEVGTALYRIAQEALHNGIRHAQAAEIRLSITTFEDRISFYYRDNGVGFDTRREYSGLGLRNMRERVLLLDGMFVLESDASGTLLEIELPL